One stretch of Tepiditoga spiralis DNA includes these proteins:
- a CDS encoding AAA family ATPase: protein MKKRLPIGRSDFKSLIEDNMYFVDKSLLIKEVIESGDVLLITRPRRFGKTLSQSMMKYFFDITQNNEHLFKDLKIYKEKNIIEKHLNKYPVIYITFKDLKSNNLKKMHDLLAMELSSLYIDHKYVLDVLDEKEKSVYKSIISETADDAKYENSIRNLSKYMERYYGKKVIILIDEYDTPIQQAYLHGYYDEIISLIGNLFGMALKDNVYLEKAVLTGITRVSKESIFTGVNNLKVSTVLNELFNDKYGLTKEEVEETLKYYELEYEENEVIDWYNGYNFGGVEIYNPFSIINLVDEKKIRPYWMNTSGNYLIRKLIKEGTVNIKDSVEKLINGEEVECEIIETMVYGDLNLNSESAIWTLFLFSGYLKWTSKKRKNNITMYKVKIPNEEVKDFFVQTVRNMLRESNISIENMLLNLKVGRIKTFTDQFKDLTMNTLSYFDVSGKEPERFYHGLILGMSVGLKEEYIIKSNRETGLGRADVILIPKDKTDKGIIIEFKKYNRDEDKSLKDSAQNGLKQINEKKYEEEIKSYGINDIIKVAISFDKKEIEIVSNLDKDVELTEIEKIALNLLKNGADINLVSKSTGISLVTLKKIRKRNL, encoded by the coding sequence ATGAAAAAAAGACTTCCAATAGGAAGAAGTGATTTTAAATCATTAATAGAAGACAATATGTATTTTGTAGATAAAAGTTTGTTAATCAAAGAAGTTATTGAAAGTGGAGATGTTTTATTAATAACAAGACCAAGAAGGTTTGGTAAAACTCTCAGTCAATCTATGATGAAGTACTTTTTTGATATTACTCAAAACAACGAACACCTCTTTAAAGATTTAAAGATATATAAAGAAAAAAATATAATAGAAAAACATTTAAATAAATATCCAGTTATATACATCACCTTTAAAGATTTAAAGTCTAATAACTTAAAAAAGATGCATGACTTATTAGCCATGGAACTTTCATCTTTATACATTGATCATAAGTATGTTTTAGATGTATTGGATGAAAAGGAAAAATCAGTATATAAATCAATAATTTCAGAAACAGCAGATGATGCAAAGTATGAAAACTCTATAAGAAACTTATCAAAGTATATGGAAAGATACTATGGTAAAAAGGTAATAATATTAATAGATGAATATGATACTCCCATTCAACAAGCTTACTTACATGGTTACTATGATGAAATAATATCTTTAATTGGTAACTTATTTGGCATGGCATTAAAAGACAATGTATATCTTGAAAAAGCAGTTCTTACTGGTATAACAAGAGTATCTAAAGAAAGTATCTTTACTGGTGTGAATAACTTAAAGGTTTCTACTGTATTGAATGAACTATTCAATGATAAGTATGGTTTAACTAAAGAAGAAGTAGAAGAAACATTAAAGTATTATGAACTTGAATATGAAGAAAATGAAGTTATAGATTGGTACAATGGTTATAACTTTGGTGGAGTAGAGATATACAATCCTTTTTCTATAATAAACTTAGTAGACGAAAAAAAGATAAGACCATATTGGATGAATACGAGTGGAAATTACTTAATAAGAAAGTTAATAAAAGAAGGAACTGTTAATATAAAAGATAGTGTAGAAAAATTAATAAATGGAGAAGAAGTAGAGTGCGAAATAATAGAAACAATGGTTTATGGTGATTTAAACTTAAATAGTGAAAGCGCAATTTGGACATTATTTTTATTTAGTGGTTACTTAAAGTGGACGAGTAAAAAAAGAAAAAATAATATAACAATGTATAAAGTAAAGATACCAAATGAAGAAGTAAAAGATTTTTTTGTACAAACAGTTAGAAATATGTTGAGAGAATCAAATATAAGTATTGAAAATATGCTTTTGAATTTAAAAGTAGGAAGAATAAAGACCTTTACAGACCAATTTAAAGATTTAACGATGAATACATTGAGTTACTTTGATGTTAGTGGAAAAGAACCGGAAAGGTTTTATCATGGATTAATACTTGGAATGAGTGTTGGATTAAAAGAAGAGTACATAATAAAGAGTAATAGAGAAACAGGACTTGGAAGAGCTGATGTTATATTAATTCCAAAAGATAAAACAGATAAAGGAATAATAATAGAGTTTAAAAAGTACAATAGAGATGAAGATAAAAGTTTAAAAGACAGTGCACAAAATGGACTAAAACAAATAAATGAAAAGAAGTATGAAGAAGAAATAAAAAGTTATGGAATAAACGATATAATAAAAGTAGCAATATCCTTTGATAAAAAAGAAATTGAAATTGTTAGTAATTTGGATAAAGATGTTGAATTAACAGAGATAGAAAAAATAGCTTTAAATCTTTTAAAAAATGGCGCTGATATTAACTTAGTATCAAAATCAACTGGAATATCATTAGTTACATTAAAAAAAATAAGAAAAAGAAATTTATAA